A stretch of the Xiphias gladius isolate SHS-SW01 ecotype Sanya breed wild chromosome 19, ASM1685928v1, whole genome shotgun sequence genome encodes the following:
- the LOC120805101 gene encoding rasGAP-activating-like protein 1 isoform X2, whose amino-acid sequence MLAAKMPVCKGACSSSIWSQGGALFQRRDAPEDRMTIHLRSGTSDPYCIVKVDNEVVARTATVWKNLNPFWGEEYTLHLPMGFHSLSFHVMDEDTIGHDDVIGKITLSKEAIGSQAKGLDSWLNLTRVNPDEEVQGEIHLSLELPKDAEKISLRCQVIEARDLAPRDISGTSDPFARVIFNNHSAETSIIKKTRFPHWGESLELELDPEELSDEGSVIVEVWDWDMVGKNDFLGKVEIPFACLHKTPLLEGWFRLLPLGNSEVDAGGKLGALRLKVRLVEDRILPSVYYQPLIDLLVESVISPTEVEDSSALTMMEEVTTVESRQDVAMTLVKIYLGQGLVVPFLDYLNTREVNHTTDPNTLFRSNSLASKAMEQFMKAVGMLYLHDVLKPIINRIFDEKKYIELDPCKIELNRTRRISFKGAVSESDVRDSSVEMLQSYLTSITESIVGSVDQCPPVMRVAFKQLHKRVEEQFAEPENEDVKYLAISGFFFLRFFAPAILTPKLFQLRDQHADTRTSRTLLLLAKALQSVGNLGLQLGHGKEQWMAPLHPIILRSVASVKDFLDKLIDIDHDIVSEVPQRAVFMPSVTVKEGYLHKHKAEGPQLLSRFAFKKRYFWLTSETLSYAKTPDWQVGTKLVRSSIPIQCVCAVERVDENAFQQQNVMQVITQANDGQLHTMYLQCKNVNELNQWLSAVRKVSIYNEHMLPSFHPGAHRSGKWTCCLQADRPGCSRTHSAVTLGDWSDPLDPDSETQTIYKQLLQGRDKLRKKYLEMPDANQTSSNKESKISSDIHPDGAECNVQLLKPGQSVAARMLAVIEDLEQAHATFQCREKGDATSVILNP is encoded by the exons ATGCTGGCTGCGAAGATGCCTGTCTGTAAAGGCGCATGCAGTAGCTCAATATGGTCGCAAGGTGGTGCGTTGTTTCAAAGAAGAGACGCTCCTGAGGACCGGATGACCATACATTTACG CTCCGGAACCAGTGATCCATACTGCATTGTAAAAGTTGACAATGAAGTTGTGGCCAG GACTGCCACAGTGTGGAAGAACCTTAATCCTTTCTGGGGTGAAGAGTATACACTGCACCTCCCGATGGGTTTccattcactctcctttcatGTCATGGATGAGGACACCATTGG CCACGACGATGTTATTGGAAAGATTACTCTGAGCAAAGAAGCCATCGGATCTCAAGCTAAAG GGCTCGACAGTTGGCTGAACCTGACAAGGGTCAACCCGGATGAAGAAGTCCAGGGAGAGATCCATCTGAGTTTGGAGCTTCCGAAAGATGCAGAGAAGATCAGCCTGCGATGTCAAGTCATTGAAGCCAG AGACCTGGCTCCAAGAGACATCTCTGGGACCTCTGATCCATTTGCAAGAGTTATTTTCAACAACCACAGTGCAGAGACCTCG ATTATCAAGAAAACTCGTTTCCCTCACTGGGGAGAGAGTCTGGAGCTGGAGTTGGATCCAGAAGAGCTGAGTGACGAGGGGTCTGTCATTGTGGAGGTCTGGGACTGGGACATGGTGGGCAAGAATGACTTTCTGGGAAAG GTGGAAATCCCTTTTGCTTGTTTGCACAAGACACCTCTGTTAGAGGGCTGGTTTCGTTTGCTACCCTTGGGAAACAGTGAGGTTGATGCTGG TGGCAAGCTGGGAGCGCTGCGTCTGAAGGTGCGTTTGGTGGAGGATCGGATCCTTCCATCTGTGTACTATCAGCCTCTCATTGACCTTCTGGTTGAGTCAGTCATCTCCCCTACAGAG GTGGAGGATAGCAGTGCTCTGACCATGATGGAGGAGGTGACCACGGTCGAGAGCCGTCAAGATGTGGCAATGACCCTGGTGAAGATCTACCTGGGCCAGGGCCTGGTGGTGCCCTTCCTGGATTACCTTAACACCCGGGAGGTCAACCACACGA CTGATCCAAACACTTTATTTCGCTCTAACTCACTTGCCTCCAAGGCCATGGAACAGTTCATGAAG GCTGTTGGCATGCTGTATCTACATGACGTGCTGAAGCCCATCATCAACCGCATCTTTGATGAGAAGAAATACATTGAGCTGGACCCATGTAAGATCGAGCTGAACCGCACAAG ACGAATTTCATTTAAGGGTGCAGTGTCCGAGTCGGATGTACGGGACAGCAGTGTGGAGATGCTGCAGAGCTACTTAACCAGCATCACTGAATCAATTGTGGGCTCCGTCGATCAGTGTCCTCCGGTCATGAGAGTTGCCTTCAAACAGCTTCACAAAAGAGTAGAAGAGCAATTTGCTGAACCTGAGAATGAG GATGTGAAGTATCTGGCCATCAGTGGATTCTTCTTCCTGCGTTTTTTTGCTCCTGCAATCCTCACGCCTAAACTGTTCCAGCTGAGAGACCAGCACGCTGACACGCGTACAAGCAGAACACTGTTACTACTGGCTAAG GCTTTACAAAGTGTCGGAAACTTGGGCCTTCAGCTGGGTCACGGAAAGGAGCAGTGGATGGCGCCTCTTCATCCCATCATCCTTCGCAGTGTGGCCTCTGTGAAAGACTTCCTTGACAAGTTAATCGACATAGATCATGACATTG TGTCTGAGGTGCCTCAGAGGGCTGTATTCATGCCCTCAGTTACAGTTAAAGAGGGGTACCTCCACAAACACAAGGCAGAGGGACCCCAACTGTTGTCCCGCTTTGCCTTCAAGAAACGTTACTTCTGGCTGACCAGTGAGACGCTGTCCTACGCCAAGACCCCTGATTGGCAGGTTGGTACTAAACTG GTGCGCTCCTCAATCCctattcagtgtgtgtgtgccgtgGAGAGGGTGGATGAAAATGCCTTTCAGCAGCAGAATGTAATGCAGGTCATCACCCAGGCCAACGACGGACAGCTGCACACCATGTACCTCCAGTGCAAG AACGTGAACGAGCTGAACCAGTGGCTGTCGGCAGTCAGGAAAGTCAGCATCTACAATGAGCACATGCTGCCCTCTTTCCACCCAGGGGCTCATCGCAGTGGCAAGTGGACCTGCTGCCTGCAGGCAGACCGTCCTG GCTGCAGTAGAACCCACTCAGCTGTGACTCTAGGTGACTGGAGTGACCCACTGGATCCTGACAGTGAGACTCAGACCATATACAAGCAGCTTCTCCAGGGCCGAGATAAACTCAG GAAAAAATATCTGGAGATGCCAGACGCTAATCAGACGTCAAGCAATAAAGAAAGCAAGATCAGCTCTGACATTCATCCAG ATGGTGCAGAATGCAATGTTCAGCTTCTGAAGCCAGGTCAGAGTGTCGCTGCTCGGATGTTGGCGGTCATAGAGGATCTGGAGCAAGCTCACGCCACCTTCCAGTGCAGAGAAAAGGGGGACGCCACCAGTGTCATTCTGAATCCCTAG
- the LOC120805101 gene encoding rasGAP-activating-like protein 1 isoform X1, translated as MLAAKMPVCKGACSSSIWSQGGALFQRRDAPEDRMTIHLRSGTSDPYCIVKVDNEVVARTATVWKNLNPFWGEEYTLHLPMGFHSLSFHVMDEDTIGHDDVIGKITLSKEAIGSQAKGLDSWLNLTRVNPDEEVQGEIHLSLELPKDAEKISLRCQVIEARDLAPRDISGTSDPFARVIFNNHSAETSIIKKTRFPHWGESLELELDPEELSDEGSVIVEVWDWDMVGKNDFLGKVEIPFACLHKTPLLEGWFRLLPLGNSEVDAGGKLGALRLKVRLVEDRILPSVYYQPLIDLLVESVISPTEVEDSSALTMMEEVTTVESRQDVAMTLVKIYLGQGLVVPFLDYLNTREVNHTTDPNTLFRSNSLASKAMEQFMKAVGMLYLHDVLKPIINRIFDEKKYIELDPCKIELNRTRRISFKGAVSESDVRDSSVEMLQSYLTSITESIVGSVDQCPPVMRVAFKQLHKRVEEQFAEPENEDVKYLAISGFFFLRFFAPAILTPKLFQLRDQHADTRTSRTLLLLAKALQSVGNLGLQLGHGKEQWMAPLHPIILRSVASVKDFLDKLIDIDHDIVSEVPQRAVFMPSVTVKEGYLHKHKAEGPQLLSRFAFKKRYFWLTSETLSYAKTPDWQVGTKLVRSSIPIQCVCAVERVDENAFQQQNVMQVITQANDGQLHTMYLQCKNVNELNQWLSAVRKVSIYNEHMLPSFHPGAHRSGKWTCCLQADRPVTGCSRTHSAVTLGDWSDPLDPDSETQTIYKQLLQGRDKLRKKYLEMPDANQTSSNKESKISSDIHPDGAECNVQLLKPGQSVAARMLAVIEDLEQAHATFQCREKGDATSVILNP; from the exons ATGCTGGCTGCGAAGATGCCTGTCTGTAAAGGCGCATGCAGTAGCTCAATATGGTCGCAAGGTGGTGCGTTGTTTCAAAGAAGAGACGCTCCTGAGGACCGGATGACCATACATTTACG CTCCGGAACCAGTGATCCATACTGCATTGTAAAAGTTGACAATGAAGTTGTGGCCAG GACTGCCACAGTGTGGAAGAACCTTAATCCTTTCTGGGGTGAAGAGTATACACTGCACCTCCCGATGGGTTTccattcactctcctttcatGTCATGGATGAGGACACCATTGG CCACGACGATGTTATTGGAAAGATTACTCTGAGCAAAGAAGCCATCGGATCTCAAGCTAAAG GGCTCGACAGTTGGCTGAACCTGACAAGGGTCAACCCGGATGAAGAAGTCCAGGGAGAGATCCATCTGAGTTTGGAGCTTCCGAAAGATGCAGAGAAGATCAGCCTGCGATGTCAAGTCATTGAAGCCAG AGACCTGGCTCCAAGAGACATCTCTGGGACCTCTGATCCATTTGCAAGAGTTATTTTCAACAACCACAGTGCAGAGACCTCG ATTATCAAGAAAACTCGTTTCCCTCACTGGGGAGAGAGTCTGGAGCTGGAGTTGGATCCAGAAGAGCTGAGTGACGAGGGGTCTGTCATTGTGGAGGTCTGGGACTGGGACATGGTGGGCAAGAATGACTTTCTGGGAAAG GTGGAAATCCCTTTTGCTTGTTTGCACAAGACACCTCTGTTAGAGGGCTGGTTTCGTTTGCTACCCTTGGGAAACAGTGAGGTTGATGCTGG TGGCAAGCTGGGAGCGCTGCGTCTGAAGGTGCGTTTGGTGGAGGATCGGATCCTTCCATCTGTGTACTATCAGCCTCTCATTGACCTTCTGGTTGAGTCAGTCATCTCCCCTACAGAG GTGGAGGATAGCAGTGCTCTGACCATGATGGAGGAGGTGACCACGGTCGAGAGCCGTCAAGATGTGGCAATGACCCTGGTGAAGATCTACCTGGGCCAGGGCCTGGTGGTGCCCTTCCTGGATTACCTTAACACCCGGGAGGTCAACCACACGA CTGATCCAAACACTTTATTTCGCTCTAACTCACTTGCCTCCAAGGCCATGGAACAGTTCATGAAG GCTGTTGGCATGCTGTATCTACATGACGTGCTGAAGCCCATCATCAACCGCATCTTTGATGAGAAGAAATACATTGAGCTGGACCCATGTAAGATCGAGCTGAACCGCACAAG ACGAATTTCATTTAAGGGTGCAGTGTCCGAGTCGGATGTACGGGACAGCAGTGTGGAGATGCTGCAGAGCTACTTAACCAGCATCACTGAATCAATTGTGGGCTCCGTCGATCAGTGTCCTCCGGTCATGAGAGTTGCCTTCAAACAGCTTCACAAAAGAGTAGAAGAGCAATTTGCTGAACCTGAGAATGAG GATGTGAAGTATCTGGCCATCAGTGGATTCTTCTTCCTGCGTTTTTTTGCTCCTGCAATCCTCACGCCTAAACTGTTCCAGCTGAGAGACCAGCACGCTGACACGCGTACAAGCAGAACACTGTTACTACTGGCTAAG GCTTTACAAAGTGTCGGAAACTTGGGCCTTCAGCTGGGTCACGGAAAGGAGCAGTGGATGGCGCCTCTTCATCCCATCATCCTTCGCAGTGTGGCCTCTGTGAAAGACTTCCTTGACAAGTTAATCGACATAGATCATGACATTG TGTCTGAGGTGCCTCAGAGGGCTGTATTCATGCCCTCAGTTACAGTTAAAGAGGGGTACCTCCACAAACACAAGGCAGAGGGACCCCAACTGTTGTCCCGCTTTGCCTTCAAGAAACGTTACTTCTGGCTGACCAGTGAGACGCTGTCCTACGCCAAGACCCCTGATTGGCAGGTTGGTACTAAACTG GTGCGCTCCTCAATCCctattcagtgtgtgtgtgccgtgGAGAGGGTGGATGAAAATGCCTTTCAGCAGCAGAATGTAATGCAGGTCATCACCCAGGCCAACGACGGACAGCTGCACACCATGTACCTCCAGTGCAAG AACGTGAACGAGCTGAACCAGTGGCTGTCGGCAGTCAGGAAAGTCAGCATCTACAATGAGCACATGCTGCCCTCTTTCCACCCAGGGGCTCATCGCAGTGGCAAGTGGACCTGCTGCCTGCAGGCAGACCGTCCTG TTACAGGCTGCAGTAGAACCCACTCAGCTGTGACTCTAGGTGACTGGAGTGACCCACTGGATCCTGACAGTGAGACTCAGACCATATACAAGCAGCTTCTCCAGGGCCGAGATAAACTCAG GAAAAAATATCTGGAGATGCCAGACGCTAATCAGACGTCAAGCAATAAAGAAAGCAAGATCAGCTCTGACATTCATCCAG ATGGTGCAGAATGCAATGTTCAGCTTCTGAAGCCAGGTCAGAGTGTCGCTGCTCGGATGTTGGCGGTCATAGAGGATCTGGAGCAAGCTCACGCCACCTTCCAGTGCAGAGAAAAGGGGGACGCCACCAGTGTCATTCTGAATCCCTAG
- the LOC120805101 gene encoding rasGAP-activating-like protein 1 isoform X3, with protein MLAAKMPVCKGACSSSIWSQGGALFQRRDAPEDRMTIHLRSGTSDPYCIVKVDNEVVARTATVWKNLNPFWGEEYTLHLPMGFHSLSFHVMDEDTIGHDDVIGKITLSKEAIGSQAKGLDSWLNLTRVNPDEEVQGEIHLSLELPKDAEKISLRCQVIEARDLAPRDISGTSDPFARVIFNNHSAETSIIKKTRFPHWGESLELELDPEELSDEGSVIVEVWDWDMVGKNDFLGKVEIPFACLHKTPLLEGWFRLLPLGNSEVDAGGKLGALRLKVRLVEDRILPSVYYQPLIDLLVESVISPTEVEDSSALTMMEEVTTVESRQDVAMTLVKIYLGQGLVVPFLDYLNTREVNHTTDPNTLFRSNSLASKAMEQFMKAVGMLYLHDVLKPIINRIFDEKKYIELDPCKIELNRTRRISFKGAVSESDVRDSSVEMLQSYLTSITESIVGSVDQCPPVMRVAFKQLHKRVEEQFAEPENEDVKYLAISGFFFLRFFAPAILTPKLFQLRDQHADTRTSRTLLLLAKALQSVGNLGLQLGHGKEQWMAPLHPIILRSVASVKDFLDKLIDIDHDIVSEVPQRAVFMPSVTVKEGYLHKHKAEGPQLLSRFAFKKRYFWLTSETLSYAKTPDWQVRSSIPIQCVCAVERVDENAFQQQNVMQVITQANDGQLHTMYLQCKNVNELNQWLSAVRKVSIYNEHMLPSFHPGAHRSGKWTCCLQADRPVTGCSRTHSAVTLGDWSDPLDPDSETQTIYKQLLQGRDKLRKKYLEMPDANQTSSNKESKISSDIHPDGAECNVQLLKPGQSVAARMLAVIEDLEQAHATFQCREKGDATSVILNP; from the exons ATGCTGGCTGCGAAGATGCCTGTCTGTAAAGGCGCATGCAGTAGCTCAATATGGTCGCAAGGTGGTGCGTTGTTTCAAAGAAGAGACGCTCCTGAGGACCGGATGACCATACATTTACG CTCCGGAACCAGTGATCCATACTGCATTGTAAAAGTTGACAATGAAGTTGTGGCCAG GACTGCCACAGTGTGGAAGAACCTTAATCCTTTCTGGGGTGAAGAGTATACACTGCACCTCCCGATGGGTTTccattcactctcctttcatGTCATGGATGAGGACACCATTGG CCACGACGATGTTATTGGAAAGATTACTCTGAGCAAAGAAGCCATCGGATCTCAAGCTAAAG GGCTCGACAGTTGGCTGAACCTGACAAGGGTCAACCCGGATGAAGAAGTCCAGGGAGAGATCCATCTGAGTTTGGAGCTTCCGAAAGATGCAGAGAAGATCAGCCTGCGATGTCAAGTCATTGAAGCCAG AGACCTGGCTCCAAGAGACATCTCTGGGACCTCTGATCCATTTGCAAGAGTTATTTTCAACAACCACAGTGCAGAGACCTCG ATTATCAAGAAAACTCGTTTCCCTCACTGGGGAGAGAGTCTGGAGCTGGAGTTGGATCCAGAAGAGCTGAGTGACGAGGGGTCTGTCATTGTGGAGGTCTGGGACTGGGACATGGTGGGCAAGAATGACTTTCTGGGAAAG GTGGAAATCCCTTTTGCTTGTTTGCACAAGACACCTCTGTTAGAGGGCTGGTTTCGTTTGCTACCCTTGGGAAACAGTGAGGTTGATGCTGG TGGCAAGCTGGGAGCGCTGCGTCTGAAGGTGCGTTTGGTGGAGGATCGGATCCTTCCATCTGTGTACTATCAGCCTCTCATTGACCTTCTGGTTGAGTCAGTCATCTCCCCTACAGAG GTGGAGGATAGCAGTGCTCTGACCATGATGGAGGAGGTGACCACGGTCGAGAGCCGTCAAGATGTGGCAATGACCCTGGTGAAGATCTACCTGGGCCAGGGCCTGGTGGTGCCCTTCCTGGATTACCTTAACACCCGGGAGGTCAACCACACGA CTGATCCAAACACTTTATTTCGCTCTAACTCACTTGCCTCCAAGGCCATGGAACAGTTCATGAAG GCTGTTGGCATGCTGTATCTACATGACGTGCTGAAGCCCATCATCAACCGCATCTTTGATGAGAAGAAATACATTGAGCTGGACCCATGTAAGATCGAGCTGAACCGCACAAG ACGAATTTCATTTAAGGGTGCAGTGTCCGAGTCGGATGTACGGGACAGCAGTGTGGAGATGCTGCAGAGCTACTTAACCAGCATCACTGAATCAATTGTGGGCTCCGTCGATCAGTGTCCTCCGGTCATGAGAGTTGCCTTCAAACAGCTTCACAAAAGAGTAGAAGAGCAATTTGCTGAACCTGAGAATGAG GATGTGAAGTATCTGGCCATCAGTGGATTCTTCTTCCTGCGTTTTTTTGCTCCTGCAATCCTCACGCCTAAACTGTTCCAGCTGAGAGACCAGCACGCTGACACGCGTACAAGCAGAACACTGTTACTACTGGCTAAG GCTTTACAAAGTGTCGGAAACTTGGGCCTTCAGCTGGGTCACGGAAAGGAGCAGTGGATGGCGCCTCTTCATCCCATCATCCTTCGCAGTGTGGCCTCTGTGAAAGACTTCCTTGACAAGTTAATCGACATAGATCATGACATTG TGTCTGAGGTGCCTCAGAGGGCTGTATTCATGCCCTCAGTTACAGTTAAAGAGGGGTACCTCCACAAACACAAGGCAGAGGGACCCCAACTGTTGTCCCGCTTTGCCTTCAAGAAACGTTACTTCTGGCTGACCAGTGAGACGCTGTCCTACGCCAAGACCCCTGATTGGCAG GTGCGCTCCTCAATCCctattcagtgtgtgtgtgccgtgGAGAGGGTGGATGAAAATGCCTTTCAGCAGCAGAATGTAATGCAGGTCATCACCCAGGCCAACGACGGACAGCTGCACACCATGTACCTCCAGTGCAAG AACGTGAACGAGCTGAACCAGTGGCTGTCGGCAGTCAGGAAAGTCAGCATCTACAATGAGCACATGCTGCCCTCTTTCCACCCAGGGGCTCATCGCAGTGGCAAGTGGACCTGCTGCCTGCAGGCAGACCGTCCTG TTACAGGCTGCAGTAGAACCCACTCAGCTGTGACTCTAGGTGACTGGAGTGACCCACTGGATCCTGACAGTGAGACTCAGACCATATACAAGCAGCTTCTCCAGGGCCGAGATAAACTCAG GAAAAAATATCTGGAGATGCCAGACGCTAATCAGACGTCAAGCAATAAAGAAAGCAAGATCAGCTCTGACATTCATCCAG ATGGTGCAGAATGCAATGTTCAGCTTCTGAAGCCAGGTCAGAGTGTCGCTGCTCGGATGTTGGCGGTCATAGAGGATCTGGAGCAAGCTCACGCCACCTTCCAGTGCAGAGAAAAGGGGGACGCCACCAGTGTCATTCTGAATCCCTAG
- the LOC120805101 gene encoding rasGAP-activating-like protein 1 isoform X7: MLAAKMPVCKGACSSSIWSQGGALFQRRDAPEDRMTIHLRSGTSDPYCIVKVDNEVVARTATVWKNLNPFWGEEYTLHLPMGFHSLSFHVMDEDTIGHDDVIGKITLSKEAIGSQAKGLDSWLNLTRVNPDEEVQGEIHLSLELPKDAEKISLRCQVIEARDLAPRDISGTSDPFARVIFNNHSAETSIIKKTRFPHWGESLELELDPEELSDEGSVIVEVWDWDMVGKNDFLGKVEIPFACLHKTPLLEGWFRLLPLGNSEVDAGGKLGALRLKVRLVEDRILPSVYYQPLIDLLVESVISPTEVEDSSALTMMEEVTTVESRQDVAMTLVKIYLGQGLVVPFLDYLNTREVNHTTDPNTLFRSNSLASKAMEQFMKAVGMLYLHDVLKPIINRIFDEKKYIELDPCKIELNRTRRISFKGAVSESDVRDSSVEMLQSYLTSITESIVGSVDQCPPVMRVAFKQLHKRVEEQFAEPENEDVKYLAISGFFFLRFFAPAILTPKLFQLRDQHADTRTSRTLLLLAKALQSVGNLGLQLGHGKEQWMAPLHPIILRSVASVKDFLDKLIDIDHDIVSEVPQRAVFMPSVTVKEGYLHKHKAEGPQLLSRFAFKKRYFWLTSETLSYAKTPDWQVGTKLVRSSIPIQCVCAVERVDENAFQQQNVMQVITQANDGQLHTMYLQCKVH, from the exons ATGCTGGCTGCGAAGATGCCTGTCTGTAAAGGCGCATGCAGTAGCTCAATATGGTCGCAAGGTGGTGCGTTGTTTCAAAGAAGAGACGCTCCTGAGGACCGGATGACCATACATTTACG CTCCGGAACCAGTGATCCATACTGCATTGTAAAAGTTGACAATGAAGTTGTGGCCAG GACTGCCACAGTGTGGAAGAACCTTAATCCTTTCTGGGGTGAAGAGTATACACTGCACCTCCCGATGGGTTTccattcactctcctttcatGTCATGGATGAGGACACCATTGG CCACGACGATGTTATTGGAAAGATTACTCTGAGCAAAGAAGCCATCGGATCTCAAGCTAAAG GGCTCGACAGTTGGCTGAACCTGACAAGGGTCAACCCGGATGAAGAAGTCCAGGGAGAGATCCATCTGAGTTTGGAGCTTCCGAAAGATGCAGAGAAGATCAGCCTGCGATGTCAAGTCATTGAAGCCAG AGACCTGGCTCCAAGAGACATCTCTGGGACCTCTGATCCATTTGCAAGAGTTATTTTCAACAACCACAGTGCAGAGACCTCG ATTATCAAGAAAACTCGTTTCCCTCACTGGGGAGAGAGTCTGGAGCTGGAGTTGGATCCAGAAGAGCTGAGTGACGAGGGGTCTGTCATTGTGGAGGTCTGGGACTGGGACATGGTGGGCAAGAATGACTTTCTGGGAAAG GTGGAAATCCCTTTTGCTTGTTTGCACAAGACACCTCTGTTAGAGGGCTGGTTTCGTTTGCTACCCTTGGGAAACAGTGAGGTTGATGCTGG TGGCAAGCTGGGAGCGCTGCGTCTGAAGGTGCGTTTGGTGGAGGATCGGATCCTTCCATCTGTGTACTATCAGCCTCTCATTGACCTTCTGGTTGAGTCAGTCATCTCCCCTACAGAG GTGGAGGATAGCAGTGCTCTGACCATGATGGAGGAGGTGACCACGGTCGAGAGCCGTCAAGATGTGGCAATGACCCTGGTGAAGATCTACCTGGGCCAGGGCCTGGTGGTGCCCTTCCTGGATTACCTTAACACCCGGGAGGTCAACCACACGA CTGATCCAAACACTTTATTTCGCTCTAACTCACTTGCCTCCAAGGCCATGGAACAGTTCATGAAG GCTGTTGGCATGCTGTATCTACATGACGTGCTGAAGCCCATCATCAACCGCATCTTTGATGAGAAGAAATACATTGAGCTGGACCCATGTAAGATCGAGCTGAACCGCACAAG ACGAATTTCATTTAAGGGTGCAGTGTCCGAGTCGGATGTACGGGACAGCAGTGTGGAGATGCTGCAGAGCTACTTAACCAGCATCACTGAATCAATTGTGGGCTCCGTCGATCAGTGTCCTCCGGTCATGAGAGTTGCCTTCAAACAGCTTCACAAAAGAGTAGAAGAGCAATTTGCTGAACCTGAGAATGAG GATGTGAAGTATCTGGCCATCAGTGGATTCTTCTTCCTGCGTTTTTTTGCTCCTGCAATCCTCACGCCTAAACTGTTCCAGCTGAGAGACCAGCACGCTGACACGCGTACAAGCAGAACACTGTTACTACTGGCTAAG GCTTTACAAAGTGTCGGAAACTTGGGCCTTCAGCTGGGTCACGGAAAGGAGCAGTGGATGGCGCCTCTTCATCCCATCATCCTTCGCAGTGTGGCCTCTGTGAAAGACTTCCTTGACAAGTTAATCGACATAGATCATGACATTG TGTCTGAGGTGCCTCAGAGGGCTGTATTCATGCCCTCAGTTACAGTTAAAGAGGGGTACCTCCACAAACACAAGGCAGAGGGACCCCAACTGTTGTCCCGCTTTGCCTTCAAGAAACGTTACTTCTGGCTGACCAGTGAGACGCTGTCCTACGCCAAGACCCCTGATTGGCAGGTTGGTACTAAACTG GTGCGCTCCTCAATCCctattcagtgtgtgtgtgccgtgGAGAGGGTGGATGAAAATGCCTTTCAGCAGCAGAATGTAATGCAGGTCATCACCCAGGCCAACGACGGACAGCTGCACACCATGTACCTCCAGTGCAAGGTGCATTG A